In Sphingomonas crocodyli, a genomic segment contains:
- a CDS encoding SDR family NAD(P)-dependent oxidoreductase — protein sequence MRLDGKAIVVTGAGRGIGAAYATALGAAGARVVVNDIDAEAAEAIADQIRSDGGDAIAEPSDIARPEKAAALIERCVAAFGAIDGLVNNAAIMIPARLEQDRLESLRAMIDVNIIGTFNCARAAIEPMLAAGKGAIVNVTSGAQTGQTALGGYGATKGAVASFTYAWAGELAGSGVRVNAISPMAASAMSGVMGSYLREQGVVRTAGPAMPAPETNAPLMVYLLSDRAAGITGQIVRIDGTRLSLMTHPAIRAPIIERETWTPDAIADAFDATLAANQLPTDVHLYEIEMVR from the coding sequence ATGCGACTGGATGGGAAGGCGATCGTCGTCACAGGCGCGGGGCGCGGGATCGGCGCGGCTTATGCGACGGCGCTGGGCGCGGCGGGTGCGCGGGTGGTCGTCAACGATATCGATGCCGAAGCGGCGGAGGCGATCGCCGATCAGATCCGATCGGATGGCGGGGACGCGATCGCCGAGCCGAGCGACATCGCCCGCCCGGAAAAGGCGGCCGCGCTGATCGAACGGTGCGTCGCCGCGTTTGGCGCGATCGACGGGCTGGTGAACAATGCGGCGATCATGATCCCGGCGCGTCTCGAACAGGACAGGCTCGAAAGCCTGCGGGCGATGATCGACGTCAACATCATCGGCACCTTCAACTGCGCGCGAGCCGCGATCGAACCGATGCTGGCGGCGGGGAAGGGGGCGATCGTCAACGTCACCTCAGGCGCGCAGACCGGGCAGACGGCTTTGGGCGGATATGGCGCGACCAAGGGCGCCGTCGCATCCTTCACCTATGCCTGGGCCGGGGAGCTTGCGGGAAGCGGCGTCCGCGTCAACGCGATCTCGCCGATGGCCGCGAGCGCGATGTCGGGCGTGATGGGCAGCTATCTGCGCGAACAGGGTGTGGTCCGTACTGCTGGCCCCGCGATGCCCGCGCCCGAAACCAACGCGCCACTGATGGTCTACCTCCTGTCCGATCGCGCAGCGGGCATCACTGGCCAGATCGTGCGTATCGATGGCACTCGCCTGAGCTTGATGACGCACCCCGCGATCCGCGCGCCGATCATCGAGCGCGAGACGTGGACGCCCGACGCGATCGCCGACGCCTTCGATGCAACGCTGGCGGCGAACCAGTTGCCGACCGACGTGCATCTCTATGAGATCGAAA
- a CDS encoding dihydroorotase, producing MIKPLAIRNARIIDPIAKSDVSGDILIIDRKIAAVGSFDAPADAETLDAKGAYLAPGLVDLGCFAIDMAAFAAGGVTRVALMPDQSPALDHAALVQRAAAAGKPDLWVHPIAAATKGLSGNDLAEIGLMKAAGACSVATGRHWIADSGVMYRLLAYAAALDLVVIAHAEDGGLTSGAVATEGEMATRFGLPAAPAIAEAMAVARDIALAERTGAAIHFRQLSTAAAFDLVRAAKARGVRVTCGISPAYFLLSDIAIGGFRTFARLSPPLRDNDDVAAAVAAIRDGTVDVICSSHDPLGPEAKRLPYADAEAGMSGAETLLTLSLALVRDGVLALPDLVALLSTAPAKLLGLPGGTIEPGAEADLVLFDPDAFWKIDSDRMAGAAGNTPFDGLPVQGKVLTTIKGGVIVK from the coding sequence ATGATCAAGCCGCTCGCCATCCGCAACGCGCGCATCATCGATCCGATCGCTAAATCAGATGTTTCCGGCGATATTTTGATAATCGATCGGAAGATTGCGGCGGTCGGCAGCTTCGATGCGCCCGCCGATGCCGAAACGCTCGACGCCAAGGGCGCCTATCTTGCGCCGGGCTTGGTCGACCTTGGCTGCTTCGCGATCGATATGGCGGCCTTCGCGGCCGGCGGCGTCACCCGCGTCGCCCTGATGCCCGATCAGTCGCCCGCGCTCGATCATGCCGCGCTCGTCCAGCGCGCGGCCGCGGCGGGCAAGCCTGATCTATGGGTTCACCCGATCGCCGCAGCGACCAAGGGGCTATCGGGTAACGATCTGGCAGAAATCGGGCTGATGAAGGCGGCGGGCGCCTGCTCGGTGGCAACCGGGCGGCACTGGATTGCCGATTCGGGCGTGATGTATCGCCTGCTGGCTTATGCCGCCGCGCTCGATCTGGTGGTCATCGCGCATGCCGAGGATGGCGGGCTGACCTCCGGCGCCGTCGCGACCGAAGGCGAGATGGCGACCCGCTTCGGCCTGCCCGCTGCGCCCGCGATCGCCGAAGCGATGGCCGTTGCGCGCGATATCGCGCTGGCCGAACGCACCGGCGCCGCGATCCACTTCCGTCAGCTGTCGACGGCCGCCGCCTTCGATCTGGTGCGGGCGGCCAAGGCGCGTGGCGTGCGCGTCACCTGCGGTATCTCGCCCGCATATTTCCTGCTGTCCGACATCGCGATCGGCGGCTTCCGCACCTTCGCCCGCCTCTCCCCGCCGCTGCGCGACAATGACGATGTGGCGGCGGCGGTCGCGGCGATCCGCGACGGCACGGTCGACGTCATCTGTTCGAGCCACGATCCGCTCGGCCCCGAGGCCAAGCGCCTGCCCTATGCCGACGCCGAAGCCGGTATGTCGGGCGCGGAGACTTTGCTGACGCTCTCGCTGGCGCTGGTGCGCGACGGCGTGCTCGCTCTGCCCGATCTGGTCGCCTTGCTCTCGACGGCGCCTGCGAAGCTGCTGGGCCTGCCCGGCGGCACGATCGAACCGGGCGCGGAGGCCGATCTGGTCCTGTTCGATCCCGATGCCTTCTGGAAGATCGATTCCGATCGCATGGCCGGTGCCGCGGGCAATACGCCGTTCGATGGCCTGCCGGTTCAGGGCAAGGTGCTGACCACGATCAAGGGCGGCGTGATCGTCAAATGA
- a CDS encoding aspartate carbamoyltransferase catalytic subunit has protein sequence MSANLPCPFPHQHLTGIYGLMPHEIAFLLDEAEQWIALNRTTTKHDSRLAGLTLINAFFENSTRTLLSFEIAGKRLGADVVNMQVSQSSVKKGETLIDTAVTLNAMRADMIVVRHQSSGAVQLLADKVDCPVLNAGDGRHEHPTQALLDALTIRRRKGYIAGLTVAICGDILHSRVARSNILALTALGAEVRVVAPPTLMPTAIERMGAKPFHDFDAGLDGADVVMMLRLQNERMEGAYLPSPREFHALYGLTPERLERAAPDALVMHPGPMNRGVEIVSSVADHPTRSAITEQVEMGVAVRMACLDVLTRRRRGVEGWA, from the coding sequence ATGTCTGCGAACCTCCCCTGCCCCTTCCCGCATCAGCATCTGACGGGAATTTACGGGCTTATGCCGCATGAGATCGCGTTCCTGCTCGACGAAGCCGAACAGTGGATCGCCCTCAACCGAACCACCACCAAGCATGACAGCCGGCTTGCCGGCCTGACGCTGATCAACGCCTTCTTCGAAAATTCGACGCGCACGCTGCTGTCGTTCGAAATTGCGGGCAAGCGCCTGGGCGCCGACGTCGTCAACATGCAGGTCAGCCAGTCGAGCGTGAAGAAGGGCGAGACTCTGATCGACACCGCCGTCACGCTCAACGCGATGCGCGCGGACATGATCGTGGTGCGGCACCAGTCTTCGGGCGCGGTGCAGTTGCTGGCCGACAAGGTCGATTGCCCGGTGCTCAATGCGGGCGACGGACGGCATGAGCATCCGACGCAGGCTTTGCTCGACGCGCTGACGATCCGCCGCCGCAAGGGCTATATTGCCGGGCTTACGGTTGCGATCTGCGGCGACATCCTCCACAGCCGGGTCGCGCGGTCGAACATTCTCGCGCTGACCGCTTTGGGCGCCGAGGTGCGTGTGGTCGCGCCGCCGACCCTGATGCCGACTGCGATCGAGCGGATGGGCGCCAAGCCTTTCCACGATTTCGATGCAGGCCTCGACGGGGCCGACGTGGTGATGATGCTCCGCCTCCAGAACGAACGAATGGAGGGCGCCTACCTCCCCTCCCCGCGCGAATTCCACGCGCTGTACGGCCTGACGCCCGAGCGATTGGAACGCGCCGCGCCGGACGCGCTGGTGATGCATCCGGGGCCGATGAACCGCGGGGTCGAGATCGTGAGCAGCGTGGCCGATCATCCGACACGATCGGCGATCACCGAACAGGTCGAAATGGGCGTCGCGGTGCGCATGGCGTGCCTGGACGTGCTGACCCGACGACGTCGCGGTGTGGAGGGCTGGGCATGA